In Candidatus Pelagibacter ubique HIMB140, a single window of DNA contains:
- a CDS encoding SDR family oxidoreductase translates to MSGRLNGKQIVVTAAGQGIGKATAIAFHKEGAHVTATDLNDKTLAELNKEYPDIKVTKLDSTDNNAILEFTKTLDKVDVLFNAVGFVHHGTILECDEKDWDFSSNVNVKSMYFMCKAILPLMVKQNGGSIINVSSCASSLKGFPNRFVYGTTKGAVIGLTKAIAADFVKQNIRCNSIAPGTVFSPSWQDRVNQSPDPVQAKKDFIARQPMGRLGTAEEIAAVAVYLASDDATFTTGTTISVDGGISI, encoded by the coding sequence ATGAGTGGAAGACTTAATGGCAAACAAATTGTTGTAACAGCAGCAGGACAAGGAATTGGAAAAGCAACAGCAATTGCATTTCATAAAGAAGGAGCTCATGTAACGGCTACAGATTTAAACGATAAAACTTTAGCAGAATTAAATAAAGAATATCCAGATATTAAAGTTACCAAATTAGACTCAACTGATAACAACGCTATCTTAGAATTTACTAAAACTCTTGATAAAGTAGATGTATTATTTAATGCAGTTGGATTTGTTCACCATGGAACAATTCTTGAATGTGATGAAAAAGATTGGGATTTCTCATCAAATGTGAATGTGAAATCAATGTATTTTATGTGTAAGGCGATATTACCATTGATGGTAAAACAAAATGGTGGAAGCATAATTAATGTATCTTCATGTGCTTCAAGTTTAAAAGGTTTTCCAAACAGATTTGTCTACGGAACAACAAAGGGCGCTGTAATAGGTTTAACTAAAGCAATTGCTGCTGACTTTGTAAAACAAAATATCAGATGTAATTCAATTGCTCCTGGAACAGTTTTCTCACCATCTTGGCAAGACAGAGTAAACCAGAGCCCAGATCCAGTTCAGGCAAAAAAAGATTTTATTGCAAGACAACCAATGGGAAGATTAGGAACTGCAGAAGAGATTGCTGCAGTTGCTGTTTATCTCGCAAGTGATGATGCAACATTTACAACAGGAACTACAATTTCTGTTGATGGTGGAATTTCAATATAA
- a CDS encoding TRAP transporter small permease subunit, with product MIDKELQEQNEKVASKDDFPINWIDRVSLFLSHTIKYLIPVIVIVMMYEIFMRYVLFKPTLWANELCLWLAGVCYLVGGIYATRLRSHIRIVLLYDWVGRPTQRIFDLISTIIIVLFATAVIYGGWEDAHRSFTTWERFATYWDPPIPATMKPLTLLCVFLIAVQSVNNLIIDWRNPKEKQYDPSKELK from the coding sequence ATGATAGATAAAGAGTTACAAGAACAAAACGAAAAAGTAGCGAGTAAAGATGATTTTCCAATTAATTGGATTGATAGAGTTTCCTTATTTTTAAGTCACACAATAAAATATTTAATTCCTGTAATTGTAATTGTGATGATGTATGAAATTTTTATGCGATATGTTTTATTTAAGCCAACTTTATGGGCTAATGAGTTATGTTTGTGGCTTGCAGGTGTTTGCTATTTAGTTGGTGGAATATATGCAACAAGATTAAGAAGCCATATTAGAATAGTTTTACTTTACGACTGGGTTGGAAGACCAACTCAAAGAATTTTTGACTTAATTAGTACTATAATTATTGTTCTTTTTGCTACAGCAGTAATTTATGGTGGATGGGAAGATGCACACAGATCTTTCACTACCTGGGAGAGATTTGCAACTTATTGGGATCCTCCAATTCCAGCTACAATGAAACCACTTACACTTTTATGTGTATTTCTTATAGCAGTTCAATCTGTAAATAACCTAATCATTGATTGGAGAAATCCAAAAGAGAAACAATACGACCCTTCTAAAGAATTAAAGTAA
- a CDS encoding mandelate racemase/muconate lactonizing enzyme family protein yields MKITSIKSHVLKYELEKELGYSQQYYKHRTAHLIEVQTDEGITGWGECFGPGNIALANKFIVEKVIQPLIIGEDPLNKEHIWQKVYNLLRDSGQKGMPIQALSGVDIALWDILGKKTNSPLYQLVGGKCNNEVPVYGYGMMLQKKSVDELIPLFEEEAKQIKSKNFKAMKMKVGLGPKEDLKLVQAVRNSIGKDFKLMVDANHAYNLKDALYVGKGLDELDVYWFEEPVAPEDYNGYRELKKNISTSVAGGEAEFTKYGWNKLITNNCIDIAQPEVCGLGGITEYLKVAALAQANFVPVINHVWGSAVSIAVNLHLLTAQPDMPGGLFPTKTMLEFDTTEKNIFITDLPKENFSILDQVKNNNGFASVTDNVGIGINPNEDFIKEFEVNE; encoded by the coding sequence GTGAAAATAACTTCTATTAAAAGTCATGTACTTAAATATGAGTTAGAGAAAGAACTAGGTTATTCACAACAATATTATAAACACCGAACAGCCCATTTGATTGAAGTACAAACTGACGAAGGCATTACGGGATGGGGTGAATGTTTTGGTCCAGGTAATATTGCTTTAGCCAATAAGTTCATTGTTGAAAAGGTAATTCAGCCTTTAATAATAGGCGAGGATCCTTTGAATAAAGAACATATCTGGCAAAAAGTTTACAATCTTTTAAGAGATAGTGGTCAAAAAGGAATGCCAATACAAGCTTTGTCAGGAGTTGACATAGCACTATGGGATATCTTAGGAAAAAAAACAAACTCTCCTCTTTACCAACTTGTTGGTGGGAAATGTAATAATGAAGTTCCTGTTTATGGATATGGAATGATGTTACAAAAAAAATCAGTGGATGAACTAATTCCGTTGTTTGAAGAAGAAGCTAAACAGATTAAATCAAAAAACTTTAAAGCAATGAAAATGAAGGTTGGATTAGGTCCAAAAGAAGATTTAAAGTTGGTTCAAGCAGTTAGAAATTCTATAGGTAAAGATTTCAAATTAATGGTGGATGCTAACCATGCTTATAATCTGAAAGATGCTCTTTATGTTGGAAAAGGACTTGATGAACTAGATGTTTATTGGTTTGAAGAACCTGTCGCTCCTGAAGATTACAACGGTTACCGAGAATTAAAAAAAAATATATCAACCAGTGTTGCTGGAGGTGAAGCAGAATTTACAAAGTATGGATGGAATAAATTAATTACCAATAATTGTATTGATATAGCTCAACCAGAAGTATGTGGGTTAGGAGGTATTACAGAATATTTGAAAGTCGCAGCCTTGGCGCAGGCTAACTTTGTTCCTGTAATTAATCATGTTTGGGGATCTGCTGTAAGTATAGCGGTAAATCTTCATTTATTGACTGCGCAACCAGATATGCCAGGGGGACTATTCCCAACAAAAACTATGCTAGAATTTGATACAACAGAGAAAAATATCTTTATTACAGATCTACCAAAAGAAAATTTTTCAATTTTAGATCAAGTTAAAAACAATAATGGATTTGCATCAGTGACAGACAATGTAGGTATTGGTATAAATCCTAATGAGGACTTTATTAAGGAGTTTGAAGTAAATGAATAA
- a CDS encoding SMP-30/gluconolactonase/LRE family protein, with translation MNKIKTTEPKPIWKIRCTLGEGTLWVKEHNSIYFVDIKKKKICSLNIKNKKKKIFKVNKEVGFIAHVRDHIFILGLQGEIRIQNLKSKKVLKSIPIEPKLKLNRINDGKTDPAGNLWFGTMDNLERKIEKGSLYKLDKNLKLTRVDKNYRITNGPAFIDQYNFYHTDSPKKTIYKIKINKNNKIISKKIFKKLSLDEGSPDGMTVDRNKNLWVAHFRGACVSVFNSRAKLIHRIKFPAKNITNCAFGGKNNQELYVSTATKGMDKADLRKFRYSGFFFGVKTNTKGVLQKKFILSNEAERSLL, from the coding sequence ATGAATAAAATTAAAACTACAGAGCCAAAACCTATTTGGAAAATAAGATGTACTTTAGGCGAAGGAACACTTTGGGTTAAAGAACACAACTCAATTTATTTTGTTGATATAAAGAAAAAGAAAATTTGTTCTTTAAATATTAAAAATAAAAAAAAGAAAATATTTAAAGTAAATAAAGAAGTAGGTTTCATTGCTCATGTAAGAGATCATATATTTATTTTAGGATTGCAGGGTGAAATAAGAATTCAAAATTTAAAATCAAAAAAAGTTTTAAAATCGATACCTATAGAACCTAAATTAAAATTGAATAGAATAAACGACGGTAAAACAGATCCTGCTGGAAATCTTTGGTTTGGAACTATGGATAACTTAGAGAGAAAAATTGAAAAAGGATCTTTGTATAAATTAGATAAAAATCTAAAATTAACAAGAGTTGATAAAAATTATAGAATTACAAATGGCCCAGCATTTATTGATCAATATAATTTTTACCACACAGATAGTCCTAAAAAAACAATCTATAAAATTAAGATTAATAAAAATAATAAAATAATTAGTAAAAAAATATTTAAAAAATTATCTTTAGACGAAGGTTCACCAGATGGAATGACTGTAGATAGGAATAAAAATTTGTGGGTTGCACATTTTCGTGGGGCATGTGTCTCAGTATTTAATAGTAGAGCAAAATTAATTCACAGAATTAAGTTTCCAGCCAAAAATATTACTAATTGTGCGTTTGGTGGTAAGAATAATCAAGAACTGTACGTTTCAACAGCTACAAAAGGAATGGACAAGGCTGATTTGCGAAAATTTAGATATTCAGGATTCTTTTTTGGTGTAAAAACAAACACAAAAGGAGTTTTACAAAAAAAATTTATTTTAAGCAATGAAGCAGAGAGATCTTTACTATGA
- a CDS encoding TRAP transporter large permease — MEFEIGTLSIILIVGLLALISIGVPMGFASGFMGAVLVFLYIGEHALGILLSRYYSLVVTYSFLSVPLFIFMASLLERSNIARDLYDALNAWLRKTRGGVGVVTAIMATIMAAMSGIIGGEIVLLGLIALPQMLRLKYDQDMSIGIICASGSLGTMIPPSIVLIIYGLTTETSITMLFQEAIVPGLMISGLIITYILIRTRLQPHLAPLSDEPALTLKEKMSYLPGLLPPIGIVIIVLGSIYSGMTGITEAAGMGVVATLIIIFARKELTWFLFKDALTRTFKASGTILTITFGATVLAGAYSLAGGPKYVAETILAYDLKPMYLIFMMQIMFLIMGAFMDWVGIVLLAMPVFLPIVIALGFDPIWFGILFCVNMQVSFLSPPFGPAAFYLKSVAPPHISLTDIFRGFAPFIVIQLIVLACVMFFPEAMTQNFHEFKPKP; from the coding sequence ATGGAATTTGAAATAGGAACACTCTCGATAATATTAATAGTTGGATTATTAGCACTGATATCTATTGGTGTTCCGATGGGATTTGCATCAGGTTTCATGGGTGCAGTACTAGTATTTTTATACATAGGTGAGCATGCATTAGGAATATTGCTTTCAAGGTATTATTCACTGGTTGTTACTTATTCATTTTTGTCAGTGCCTTTATTTATCTTTATGGCCTCCTTGCTCGAACGCTCGAATATTGCACGAGATCTTTATGATGCTTTAAACGCGTGGTTAAGAAAAACTAGAGGTGGAGTAGGTGTAGTTACTGCAATCATGGCAACCATCATGGCTGCAATGAGTGGAATTATTGGAGGAGAAATAGTTTTATTAGGATTAATTGCATTACCACAAATGTTAAGACTTAAATATGATCAAGACATGTCTATTGGTATTATTTGTGCATCTGGATCTTTAGGAACAATGATACCTCCATCAATTGTTTTAATTATTTATGGATTAACAACAGAGACTTCTATTACGATGTTATTCCAAGAAGCAATTGTTCCGGGTTTAATGATCTCAGGTTTAATTATTACATACATTCTTATTAGAACAAGATTACAGCCTCATTTAGCTCCATTAAGTGATGAGCCGGCTTTAACTTTAAAAGAAAAAATGTCTTACCTACCAGGTCTACTTCCTCCAATTGGAATTGTAATTATTGTATTAGGTTCAATTTATTCTGGAATGACTGGTATCACTGAAGCTGCAGGAATGGGTGTTGTTGCTACTTTGATTATTATTTTTGCAAGAAAAGAACTGACATGGTTTTTATTTAAAGATGCATTAACACGAACTTTTAAAGCATCTGGAACCATTTTAACAATTACTTTTGGTGCAACAGTTTTAGCAGGAGCTTATTCTCTTGCTGGTGGACCGAAATATGTAGCAGAAACAATTTTAGCGTATGATTTGAAACCAATGTATTTAATTTTCATGATGCAGATTATGTTCTTAATCATGGGAGCATTTATGGACTGGGTTGGAATTGTATTATTAGCAATGCCAGTATTTTTACCAATTGTAATTGCACTTGGTTTTGATCCTATTTGGTTTGGAATATTATTCTGTGTAAATATGCAGGTTTCATTTTTAAGTCCACCATTTGGGCCCGCCGCTTTCTATTTAAAATCGGTTGCTCCTCCACACATATCTTTAACAGATATCTTTAGAGGTTTTGCTCCATTTATAGTAATTCAGTTAATTGTATTAGCATGTGTTATGTTCTTCCCTGAAGCAATGACACAAAATTTCCACGAGTTTAAACCAAAACCATGA
- the dctP gene encoding TRAP transporter substrate-binding protein DctP, producing the protein MFKLISKTLAAVAMVSVALFGSANAKTLKIETHFTASSPNGEVAAQFAKNVEKFSGGSLKIEMFYSSSVTGKSAEVFNSAQTGIIDCDMTGAGYQTGKNAAFQFAGDVMGGYDNPYQQYEFLNYPGAQDAVDALYNKYGMTLIGWWIPGHESLISSRPIPDVASLKDFKFRSPPGMESMIFTTLGAKPIVMDFGEVPTALQTGLIDGADYSSLATNYAGGHYEQNKYATYPGFHSMPADHLACNTKVWNKLKPHEQGAMKAGIEIAGRTITSLVERKNAEAVKALNEMGVTLHDWSREDRLKFRTAALAAWEEWKTKSPEAAALIEIHKAYMKANGIM; encoded by the coding sequence ATGTTTAAATTAATATCTAAAACTTTAGCAGCGGTGGCTATGGTTTCAGTTGCTTTATTTGGCTCTGCAAATGCAAAGACTTTAAAGATTGAAACTCACTTTACTGCTAGCTCACCAAATGGTGAAGTTGCGGCTCAGTTCGCAAAAAATGTAGAGAAGTTTTCTGGTGGAAGCTTGAAAATTGAAATGTTCTACTCATCTTCAGTAACAGGTAAATCTGCTGAGGTATTTAACTCTGCACAAACTGGAATTATCGATTGTGATATGACTGGTGCTGGTTACCAAACTGGTAAAAATGCAGCGTTCCAATTCGCAGGTGATGTAATGGGTGGATACGATAACCCATACCAACAATATGAATTCTTGAACTACCCAGGTGCTCAAGATGCTGTTGATGCATTATACAACAAATATGGAATGACTTTAATTGGTTGGTGGATACCAGGACATGAGTCTTTAATATCTAGCAGACCAATTCCAGATGTTGCTTCATTGAAAGACTTTAAATTTAGATCACCTCCAGGAATGGAAAGTATGATCTTTACAACTTTAGGTGCGAAACCAATCGTTATGGACTTTGGTGAAGTACCTACAGCTTTACAAACTGGTCTAATCGATGGTGCTGACTATTCATCTTTAGCAACTAACTATGCTGGTGGACACTATGAGCAAAACAAATATGCTACATATCCAGGTTTCCACTCTATGCCGGCTGACCACTTAGCTTGTAACACAAAAGTATGGAACAAGTTAAAGCCTCATGAGCAAGGTGCTATGAAAGCAGGAATAGAAATCGCTGGAAGAACTATTACTAGCTTAGTTGAGAGAAAAAACGCTGAAGCTGTTAAAGCTTTAAATGAAATGGGCGTTACTCTTCATGACTGGTCTAGAGAAGATAGACTTAAATTCAGAACAGCTGCACTTGCTGCTTGGGAAGAATGGAAGACTAAATCTCCAGAAGCTGCGGCTTTAATCGAAATACACAAAGCTTACATGAAAGCTAATGGTATTATGTAA
- a CDS encoding fumarylacetoacetate hydrolase family protein: MKLLRVGQKGQEKPAALDKDGKIRDISSHISDLNPDHLNFETISKLQGADLASLPEISSSERIGSCITKPGKFIAIGLNFSDHAAETGAEVPSEPITFMKATSCINGPNDDIEIVSGSKKLDWEVELGIVIGKHTKHISEAQSQDHILGYCLVNDISEREWQIEKMGQWVKGKSHDTYGPIGPYLVTKDEIADINNLKMSLDVNGQRMQTGNTNTMIFNVNVIVSYLSKFMSLQPGDIITTGTPPGVGMGMKPQQFLKAGDTMRLSIENLGEQNSKVVAL; this comes from the coding sequence ATGAAATTATTAAGAGTAGGTCAAAAAGGACAAGAAAAACCAGCAGCTTTAGACAAAGATGGTAAAATTAGAGATATTAGTTCACATATTTCAGATTTAAATCCTGATCATTTAAATTTTGAAACTATTTCAAAATTACAAGGCGCTGATTTAGCAAGTCTTCCAGAAATATCTTCAAGTGAAAGAATTGGTTCATGTATTACAAAACCAGGAAAATTTATTGCAATTGGTTTAAACTTTTCAGATCACGCTGCTGAAACAGGAGCAGAAGTTCCATCTGAGCCAATTACTTTTATGAAAGCAACAAGTTGTATCAATGGTCCTAACGATGATATCGAAATTGTGTCTGGTTCAAAAAAATTAGACTGGGAAGTAGAATTAGGAATTGTAATTGGAAAACATACAAAACATATTTCAGAAGCTCAATCACAAGATCACATCTTAGGATATTGTTTAGTAAACGATATTAGTGAAAGAGAATGGCAAATAGAAAAAATGGGTCAATGGGTAAAAGGAAAATCTCATGACACGTATGGACCAATTGGACCTTACTTGGTAACTAAAGATGAAATTGCTGACATCAATAATTTAAAAATGAGTTTGGATGTTAACGGTCAAAGAATGCAGACTGGAAATACTAATACTATGATCTTTAATGTTAACGTTATTGTATCTTATTTAAGTAAATTTATGTCATTACAGCCAGGTGATATAATTACAACTGGTACACCTCCAGGAGTTGGTATGGGAATGAAACCACAACAATTCTTGAAAGCTGGTGATACAATGAGATTATCAATTGAAAATTTAGGAGAGCAAAACTCTAAAGTAGTTGCTTTATAA
- a CDS encoding NAD(P)-dependent oxidoreductase — MITIGFIGTGLMGLPMAKNILKSGFKLKAFNRSIEKAEPLKEFGAEISKTISDVVKDSDFVITMLTDDSAVDAITSSSDFLDNLKSSSTVIDMSSVKPTTATKHGTNLKSKNVNYLDAPVSGGTIGAEEASLAIMVGGDQSVFDNSEKILKAMGNPTLVGPIGSGQVSKLANQIVVGVTIGAVAEAITLCEKAGADPNKLIKALSGGWADSKILQTHGKRMIDKDFSPKGKTYTHLKDMNNILECANSYNTHLPISNLVKEMYKTLVDNGHGNTDHSSLYNEIERINKK, encoded by the coding sequence ATGATAACAATTGGATTTATTGGAACAGGCCTAATGGGCCTTCCAATGGCTAAAAATATATTAAAATCTGGATTTAAATTAAAAGCCTTTAATAGATCAATAGAAAAAGCAGAACCACTAAAAGAGTTTGGTGCAGAAATTTCAAAAACAATAAGCGATGTAGTTAAGGATAGTGATTTTGTCATTACCATGTTAACTGATGATAGTGCTGTAGATGCAATAACCTCTAGTTCAGATTTTCTAGACAATTTAAAATCAAGCTCAACAGTCATTGATATGAGTTCTGTAAAACCCACAACAGCAACAAAACATGGAACTAATTTAAAATCAAAAAATGTAAATTATTTAGATGCACCAGTTTCAGGAGGAACAATCGGAGCAGAAGAAGCTTCACTAGCCATCATGGTTGGTGGTGATCAAAGTGTTTTTGATAATTCTGAAAAAATTTTAAAAGCAATGGGGAACCCAACATTAGTTGGACCTATTGGAAGTGGACAAGTATCAAAACTAGCAAACCAAATTGTTGTTGGAGTTACAATAGGAGCTGTTGCAGAAGCCATAACATTATGTGAAAAAGCTGGAGCAGATCCAAATAAATTAATCAAAGCTCTTTCAGGTGGATGGGCGGATAGTAAAATACTTCAAACACATGGAAAAAGAATGATTGATAAAGATTTTAGCCCTAAGGGTAAGACCTATACTCATTTGAAAGATATGAACAACATTTTAGAATGTGCAAATTCTTATAATACTCATTTACCTATTTCAAATTTAGTTAAAGAAATGTATAAGACCTTAGTTGATAATGGTCATGGTAACACTGATCACAGTTCACTTTATAACGAGATTGAAAGGATAAATAAAAAATGA
- a CDS encoding 2-hydroxyacid dehydrogenase has product MKPKILVSRKISDLAEEKLSKEFDVTLNPKDEPIPESELIKIINDYDGMISTGFDKIGENFFNNLNGKLKIIAQVGVGYDNISVNSALEKKIKVTNTPNVLNEAVAELTILLILAASRRIGEAYNLVRTDNWKNQKPDLTKFMIGNSVTGKTLGIIGMGRIGRMAAKSAKAFGMKIIYYNRNKLSADLEDGAKYYSDLNSMLPNCDFVSIHTPATAETKYILNKDTISLLPKHAVVINTSRGSTIDDDALIDALENKKIYAAGLDVFNNEPNLDNRYLKLDNCFVLPHVGSATHETRLAMSMMAVDNIYCFFNKKPLISEVV; this is encoded by the coding sequence ATGAAACCTAAGATATTAGTTTCTAGAAAAATTTCAGATTTAGCAGAAGAAAAATTAAGCAAAGAATTTGATGTAACATTAAATCCAAAAGACGAACCAATTCCTGAAAGCGAGTTAATTAAGATAATAAACGACTATGATGGGATGATTTCTACAGGGTTTGATAAAATTGGAGAAAATTTTTTCAATAATCTAAATGGTAAATTAAAAATCATTGCTCAGGTAGGAGTAGGGTACGATAATATTTCTGTTAACTCTGCTTTAGAAAAAAAAATAAAAGTTACCAATACACCTAACGTATTAAACGAAGCTGTTGCAGAGCTAACTATTCTTTTAATATTAGCTGCCTCAAGAAGAATTGGTGAAGCTTATAATTTAGTAAGAACTGATAATTGGAAAAATCAAAAACCTGACTTAACTAAATTTATGATTGGTAACTCAGTTACTGGCAAAACTTTAGGTATTATTGGTATGGGACGAATAGGAAGAATGGCTGCTAAAAGTGCAAAAGCATTTGGCATGAAAATAATTTATTATAATAGAAACAAGTTGTCTGCAGATTTAGAGGATGGTGCAAAATATTATTCAGATTTAAATTCAATGTTACCAAATTGCGATTTTGTAAGTATACACACACCAGCTACCGCAGAAACAAAATACATTCTTAATAAAGATACAATAAGCTTATTACCCAAACATGCAGTTGTTATAAACACATCAAGAGGTTCAACAATAGATGACGATGCATTAATTGATGCACTAGAAAATAAAAAAATTTATGCAGCCGGTTTAGATGTTTTCAACAATGAACCAAATTTAGATAACAGATATTTAAAACTAGATAACTGTTTTGTACTTCCTCATGTAGGTAGTGCGACACATGAAACACGTCTTGCAATGAGTATGATGGCAGTTGATAATATTTACTGTTTTTTCAATAAAAAACCTTTGATTTCAGAGGTAGTTTAG